A genome region from Lucilia cuprina isolate Lc7/37 chromosome 3, ASM2204524v1, whole genome shotgun sequence includes the following:
- the LOC124418670 gene encoding uncharacterized protein LOC124418670 has translation MMLLDNKLVFECNRVSFQSLANYQSKLYFSKNSLEEKKISNTTKINFRQKQILAEFMSEHTDLAKGVLPNTSQGKATANRLWENLALMLNASGPPLKDAKTWRKVYADQKQLVKKRFLLTNPPKKTGGGPFEEKHLSVAEEQILEAAGIEVSVVGLQEIRSFGKKIKK, from the exons ATGATGTTACTCGATAACAAACTTGTGTTCGAATGCAACCGTGTGAGTTTTCAGTCGTTAGCAAATTACCAatcgaaattatatttttcaaagaattcgttggaagaaaagaaaat ttcgaatacaacaaaaattaacttCAGACAAAAGCAAATTCTTGCTGAGTTTATGTCAGAGCACACTGATTTGGCCAAAGGAGTTCTACCAAATACATCACAAGGAAAAGCAACAGCCAATAGACTATGGGAAAACTTAGCCCTAATGCTAAATGCTTCTGGTCCACCATTGAAGGATGCTAAAACGTGGCGAAAG GTGTATGCAGATCAAAAGCAGTTGGTTAAAAAAAGGTTTCTTTTAACAAATCCTCCAAAAAAAACTGGTGGAGGCCCTTTTGAGGAGAAACACCTTAGCGTAGCTGAGGAGCAAATTTTGGAAGCAGCAGGAATTGAAGTATCTGTAGTAGGCTTGCAAGAGATCCGTTCATTCGGGAAAAAAATCAAGAAGTAG